From one Pseudoliparis swirei isolate HS2019 ecotype Mariana Trench chromosome 5, NWPU_hadal_v1, whole genome shotgun sequence genomic stretch:
- the LOC130193428 gene encoding vitellogenin-2-like encodes MWVPLLTLMFALAACHQVHLAPEFVNGKTSVYKYEATVMGGLPEEGLARAGVKIRSKVLISAASVGIYILKLEDPEILEFSGMWPKEDFVPASKLTATLTAQLLIPIKFEYTKGVVGKVFAPLSLSETVLNLQKAILNIFQLNIKTSQTVYDLQEIGTQGMCKTHYVITEEEKAERILLTKSRDLNQCQEKIMKDIGMIYSKRCVECEARGQSMKGASAMNYILKRSGAGVLILNASSSEIIQVSPFDILNGAAQMESKQSLIYQDVPKASLRLAVGQYLHRGSLQYEFGSELLQTPIQLLKITNIKAQIVELLEHMVIHNVDVVHKHAPLKFIELLQLLRVAKSDVLDSLWTQYKNRPHFRRWILNIFPSIGTTTALRFLQAKFLAGELNLVEASLALMASLHRVSVDLEAMKLVENLSKEQKIQDSPLLREIVLLGYGSLVAKYCIENPSCPAELVKPLHERLVQALSSNDNEKLIKTLKVVGNAGHPSSLKPIRKLFSGANEQLPLRVHIEAVLALRNIAKREPKLVQNMAIQLFMEKKLNPELRMVAALVLFESQLPMGLVITLADAVLREKNLQIASFVYSYMKSMTRNTTPYYVSVAAACNVAMKILSPKLDRLSYRFSRSLYLDYYQDAWMAGAAASAFYINDAATVMPRAIVAKARTYLAGSYADVIEVGVRTEGIQEAILKIQDGPDNADRLTKMKQVMKALSEWRALPSSEPLASAYVKVFGQEVAFANIDKALVNQIIELASGSAIRTFGKKALDALLAGIKSHYSSPFLIAEVRRILPSSVGLPMEISFYTSAVLAASIELSASVSPPLTADTRVAQLLKSEISVLASMNPSLAMHTYAVMGVNTAWIQASLMMRVRVHSTVPAKIEARIDILKGNFKIELLPIKTTTKIFSAAVDTYALARNVEDLESAKYTPIIAAAPKAQSSKPSSRFSQMASALSNSMSASSEVLPGDLPNNDSSELRRLSDFQKIMCSESKAFGIKSCTELKSSNIAFIRNCTLYTFIGKHSIMTDVSPADGPEIEKIEIEVQLGEKAADKIIKVITRSGEEERTQDRTVLRKLQTFLSLDLKNNTSSSSSSSSSSSSSTSFQSTVSSSSSHSGNPSNSSSSSSSSSSSSSRSNQQLYEMKFIKNHINQNVRSKERSNSKSSSQSFEKIFNKAKYLADTVAPAVTILIRPLRVDKTVQGYQIAAYVDKTDARVQIIFANLKEGDNWRICADGVILSNHKAKAKIAWGIECKQYDTEITAETGLVGKDPAIRLKLTWERLPKSMKRVAKKISDFISRVTKSWGVSQAKAKNIPREIKLSVAAPSDRTLNVVFKTPERTMSILGLSLPICLPIGDTASELEPFKDNLADKISYMLTKAHSAVCSVQEDKLVTFNNNSFPLVVPQSCFQMLVQDCTLQLKFIVMLRRDVKKKQNQIYIKIDNLDVHLYPVDGAIVVKIVEGIITYNDLPYHHSNGEIHIQRMGDGVALIAPKYGLNEVYLDMKTLRVKVVDWMKGQTCGLCGKSDGEIEQDLQTPNQRQVDNAVSFIHSWVLPAKSCLDASECYMRLESVKLEKSAIVHGQESKCFSVEPVLRCLPGCDAVKTIIVDVGYHCLSADSTVSHGQLNNIYEKSIDIRGEPVAHLACRCNAKCA; translated from the exons ATGTGGGTGCCTTTGCTAACGCTTATGTTTGCCCTTGCGG CGTGTCACCAGGTGCACCTTG CCCCAGAGTTTGTCAATGGAAAAACCTCTGTCTACAAATATGAGGCCACTGTTATGGGTGGCCTGCCTGAGGAGGGTCTGGCACGGGCTGGTGTAAAAATCAGGAGCAAGGTCTTGATCAGTGCAGCATCTGTTGGCATCTACATCCTTAAG CTCGAAGACCCAGAAATCCTTGAGTTCAGTGGCATGTGGCCCAAAGAGGATTTTGTCCCAGCTAGCAAGCTTACTGCAACCCTGACTGCTCAGCTCTTGATACCCATCAAGTTTGAGTATACTAAAGGTGTTGTCGGAAAAGTGTTCGCTCCGCTTAGCCTCTCTGAAACTGTGCTGAATCTCCAAAAAGCAATCctcaacattttccagctgaaCATCAAGACGTCTCAAACTGTGTATGATCTGCAAGAG ATTGGAACACAGGGTATGTGCAAGACCCACTATGTCATCACTGAGGAAGAAAAGGCTGAACGCATCCTGTTGACCAAGAGTAGGGACCTCAACCAGTGCCAGGAGAAAATCATGAAGGATATTGGCATGATATACTCAAAGAGATGTGTTGAATGTGAGGCT AGAGGACAGAGCATGAAGGGAGCTTCTGCTATGAACTACATCCTCAAGCGATCAGGCGCCGGTGTTCTGATCTTGAATGCATCTAGTTCAGAGATCATCCAGGTCTCGCCTTTCGACATCCTGAACGGTGCTGCCCAGATGGAGTCTAA GCAATCCCTGATCTACCAGGATGTTCCGAAAGCCTCATTAAGGCTCGCCGTAGGTCAATATCTTCACCGTGGATCCCTGCAGTATGAGTTTGGCAGCGAGCTTCTCCAGACACCCATCCAGCTTCTGAAGATCACCAATATCAAGGCTCAG ATTGTTGAGCTTCTGGAACACATGGTGATCCACAACGTGGACGTAGTCCACAAACATGCCCCGCTGAAGTTCATTGAGCTCCTCCAGCTACTGCGTGTGGCCAAATCTGATGTTTTGGATTCCCTCTGGACTCAGTACAAAAATAGACCTCATTTCAG GCGCTGGATCCTGAATATTTTCCCTTCCATTGGTACTACTACTGCTCTGAGGTTCCTACAGGCGAAGTTCCTTGCTGGTGAACTGAATCTTGTAGAAGCTTCTCTTGCGCTGATGGCATCTCTACACAGGGTGTCAGTTGACCTCGAGGCCATGAAGCTTGTAGAG AACCTGTCTAAGGAGCAAAAGATCCAAGATAGCCCACTTCTCCGTGAGATTGTCTTGCTGGGATACGGCAGCCTGGTTGCTAAATACTGTATTGAGAACCCATCCTGCCCCGCTGAGCTTGTGAAG CCTCTCCATGAACGTCTTGTCCAGGCTCTTAGCAGCAATGACAATGAGAAGCTCATTAAGACTCTCAAAGTCGTCGGAAATGCTGGACATCCTTCCAGTCTGAAGCCAATCAGAAAGCTCTTTTCAGGTGCTAATGAACAACTGCCACTCAGAGTTCACATTGAAGCTGTTCTGGCCCTGAGGAACATTGCTAAGAGGGAGCCCAAGCTG GTCCAGAATATGGCTATTCAGCTGTTCATGGAGAAGAAACTCAACCCAGAACTCCGTATGGTTGCTGCACTTGTGTTGTTTGAGAGCCAGCTGCCCATGGGTCTGGTGATTACTCTTGCTGATGCCGTcttgagagaaaaaaatctgCAGATCGCTAGCTTTGTCTACTCTTACATGAAGTCTATGACCAGGAACACAACTCCTTACTATGTCTCTGT TGCTGCTGCCTGTAATGTTGCCATGAAGATCCTCAGTCCCAAATTGGACAGACTCAGCTATCGCTTCAGCAGAAGTCTCTATCTTGATTATTACCAAG ATGCCTGGATGGCGGGTGCTGCTGCCAGCGCCTTCTATATTAACGATGCTGCAACTGTTATGCCAAGAGCCATTGTGGCCAAAGCTCGCACCTATCTGGCAGGAAGTTATGCTGATGTTATTGAG gTTGGAGTGAGAACTGAGGGAATACAGGAAGCCATTCTAAAAATCCAAGACGGTCCTGATAATGCTGACAGGCTGACCAAGATGAAACAAGTTATGAAGGCT CTTTCTGAGTGGAGGGCGCTACCTTCCAGCGAGCCCCTGGCCTCTGCGTACGTGAAGGTCTTTGGACAGGAAGTTGCATTTGCCAACATTGACAAAGCCCTTGTTAATCAAATTATTGAG CTTGCCAGTGGATCAGCAATTCGTACTTTTGGCAAGAAGGCTTTAGATGCTCTGCTGGCTGGTATCAAAAGCCATTACTCTAGTCCATTCCTGATTGCTGAGGTTCGTCGCATCCTTCCCTCATCCGTTGGTCTGCCCATGGAGATCAGTTTCTATACTTCTGCTGTGCTTGCTGCATCGATTGAAT TGTCTGCAAGTGTGTCACCACCTCTGACTGCCGACACACGTGTTGCCCAGCTTCTGAAGTCTGAGATAAGCGTTTTGGCTTCCATGAACCCCAG TCTTGCCATGCATACCTATGCCGTTATGGGAGTGAATACTGCATGGATCCAGGCTTCTCTGATGATGAGAGTCAGAGTTCACTCAACTGTTCCTGCAAAGATAGAAGCAAGAATTGACATTCTGAAGGGCAACTTCAAGATTGAGCTCCTTCCTATTAAGACTACCACAAAGATTTTCTCTGCAGC TGTTGATACTTATGCTCTTGCAAGAAATGTGGAAGACCTCGAATCTGCCAAATACACACCAATCATTGCAGCTGCACCAAAAGCACAGTCATCAAAGCCGAGCTCTAGGTTTTCACAGATGGCATCCGCTCTGTCTAACAGCATG TCAGCATCATCTGAAGTCCTTCCCGGTGACCTGCCAAATAACGATTCCAGCGAACTGAGACGTCTCTCGGATTTCCAGAAGATAATGTGTTCTGAAAGCAAAGCTTTTGGTATCAAATCATGCACTGAGCTTAAGTCTAGCAACATCGCCTTCATCAGAAATTGCACACTCTACACTTTCATTGGAAAGCATTCCATAATGACGGACGTTTCTCCAG CTGACGGGCCAGAAATCGAGAAGATTGAAATTGAGGTTCAGTTGGGGGAAAAAGCAGCAGATAAGATCATCAAAGTGATTACCAGAAGTGGGGAGGAAGAACGTACTCAGGACAGGACCGTGCTGAGGAAACTTCAGACATTCCTGTCACTTGATTTAAAGAACAACACATCATCTTCATCCAGCTCCAGCAGctctagcagcagcagcacttccTTTCAATCAACCGTGTCCTCGTCTAGCTCCCATAGTGGCAATCCATCGAACTCTTCCAGCAGTTCTTCCAGCTCCAGCTCATCCAGCTCCAGGTCCAAT CAACAACTGTATGAAATGAAGTTTATCAAGAACCACATCAACCAG AATGTTCGCTCCAAAGAACGTAGCAACAGCAAGTCCTCTAGCCAGAGCTTCGAGAAGATCTTCAATAAG GCCAAGTACCTCGCTGATACCGTCGCTCCTGCTGTGACCATTCTCATACGTCCTCTGAGAGTCGACAAAACGGTCCAGGGATACCAGATTGCAGCTTACGTTGACAAAACTGATGCCAGAGTGCAGATCATTTTTGCCAACCTGAAAGAGGGTGACAACTGGAGAATCTGTGCCGATGGTGTGATTCTGAGCAACCACAAAGCAAAG GCTAAGATTGCCTGGGGCATTGAGTGCAAACAATACGATACTGAGATCACAGCTGAGACTGGTCTTGTGGGTAAAGATCCTGCAATCCGCCTGAAGCTTACCTGGGAAAGACTTCCCAAGAGCATGAAGCGCGTTGCAAAAAA GATCTCTGATTTCATTTCCCGCGTCACAAAGTCATGGGGAGTAAGCCAGGCAAAGGCCAAAAATATTCCTAGGGAGATCAAACTGTCTGTGGCTGCTCCTTCTGATAGAACCCTGAATGTTGTTTTCAAGACACCAGAG AGGACAATGTCTATACTTGGCCTGAGTCTCCCTATTTGTTTGCCAATCGGAGACACTGCCAGCGAGCTGGAACCGTTCAAGGACAACTTGGCCGACAAGATCTCCTACATGCTCACCAAGGCTCATTCAG CTGTGTGCTCCGTGCAAGAAGACAAGCTGGTCACATTTAACAACAATTCATTTCCTCTTGTGGTGCCCCAGTCTTGTTTCCAGATGTTGGTTCAGGATTGCACCCTGCAACTTAAATTTATTGTTATGCTGAGGAGGGATGTAAAAAAGAAGCAGAACCAGATCTATATCAAGATCGATAACCT TGACGTGCATCTGTATCCCGTGGATGGTGCTATCGTGGTCAAGATTGTTGAAGGAATAATCACATACAATGACCTGCCATATCACCATAGCAATG GCGAAATTCATATTCAACGGATGGGTGACGGTGTCGCTCTCATTGCTCCCAAATATGGTCTAAATGAGGTCTACCTTGATATGAAAACACTGAGG GTAAAGGTTGTGGACTGGATGAAAGGACAAACTTGTGGACTCTGTGGAAAGAGTGATGGCGAAATAGAACAGGACTTACAAACACCCAACCAGCGCCAGGTCGATAACGCTGTCAGCTTCATTCATTCCTGGGTTTTGCCTGCAAAGAGCTGCCTTGATGCCTCTG AGTGTTACATGAGGCTTGAATCTGTGAAACTGGAGAAGTCGGCGATCGTTCATGGCCAAGAGTCTAAATGCTTCTCTGTTGAGCCTGTGCTGCGCTGCTTGCCTGGCTGCGATGCAGTAAAGACCATCATTGTCGATGTTGGCTACCACTGCCTGTCCGCTG ACTCTACCGTGAGCCACGGACAACTCAACAACATCTATGAGAAGAGCATTGACATCAGGGGAGAACCTGTGGCCCATCTGGCCTGTCGCTGTAATGCCAAATGTGCATAA
- the ctbs gene encoding di-N-acetylchitobiase isoform X2 codes for MVTTVAAFGKYDADLMCYAHSKGARVVLKGDVHLPYIVDQYNRTVWITEKLNLAKSQFMDGINIDIEQAVEEGSPEYHALTNLVKETTEAFHGAIPGSQVSFDVAWSPNSIDKRYYDYITIAESCDLLFVMSYDEQSQILGDCIAMANAPLSQTLNGYDQFLSLKIDPKKLVMGVPWYGYDYPCLNFSQEGVCFIAKVPFRGAPCSDAAGTQKTYKWIMKQVNTSMSGRLWDDKQQAPYFNYKDQKGQIHQVWYDDPHSICPKAESVKSKGLRGIGMWNGNILDYSDEPVAKQQTAGMWNALSGCELGYT; via the exons ATGGTGACGACAGTGGCGGCGTTTGGAAAATATGATGCTGATCTCATGTGTTACGCTCACTCCAAAGGAGCACGGGTTGTACTTAAAG GTGATGTTCACCTCCCCTACATTGTGGACCAATATAACCGGACGGTGTGGATAACGGAGAAGTTAAACTTGGCCAAGAGTCAATTTATGGATGGGATCAACATCGACATTGAACAAGCAGTGGAGGAGGGCTCCCCAGAGTACCATGCTTTGACAAACCTGGTCAAAGAGACCACTGAGGCCTTCCACGGTGCGATACCCGGCTCCCAG GTGTCATTTGATGTTGCCTGGTCACCAAATAGTATCGACAAACGCTACTATGATTACATTACCATCGCTGAATCCTGTGACCTGCTGTTTGTGATGTCCTATGATGAACAGAGCCAGATCCTGGGGGACTGTATTGCAATGGCAAATGCCCCACTCTctcaaacattgaatg GGTATGACCAGTTTTTGAGTCTGAAGATTGATCCAAAGAAGCTCGTCATGGGAGTGCCATGGTACGGCTATGACTACCCGTGCCTTAACTTTTCCCAA GAGGGAGTATGTTTTATAGCCAAAGTTCCTTTCCGCGGAGCCCCCTGTAGTGATGCAGCTGGAACACAGAAAACATACAAGTGGATCATGAAGCAGGTCAACACCTCGATGTCCGGCAGGCTCTGGGACGACAAACAGCAAGCTCCATACTTCAATTACAAG GACCAGAAAGGACAGATTCATCAGGTTTGGTACGATGACCCACACAGTATCTGTCCGAAGGCGGAGTCAGTGAAATCTAAAGGTTTGAGGGGCATTGGCATGTGGAACGGAAACATCTTGGACTACAGTGATGAACCGGTTGCCAAGCAGCAGACTGCAGGGATGTGGAATGCACTCAGTGGATGTGAGCTGGGATACACTTGA
- the ctbs gene encoding di-N-acetylchitobiase isoform X1 — translation MSYFLLFLFSTILVCRAALCPCEKPELCQQIREERDFEVFVFDVGGKTWTFYNWSMVTTVAAFGKYDADLMCYAHSKGARVVLKGDVHLPYIVDQYNRTVWITEKLNLAKSQFMDGINIDIEQAVEEGSPEYHALTNLVKETTEAFHGAIPGSQVSFDVAWSPNSIDKRYYDYITIAESCDLLFVMSYDEQSQILGDCIAMANAPLSQTLNGYDQFLSLKIDPKKLVMGVPWYGYDYPCLNFSQEGVCFIAKVPFRGAPCSDAAGTQKTYKWIMKQVNTSMSGRLWDDKQQAPYFNYKDQKGQIHQVWYDDPHSICPKAESVKSKGLRGIGMWNGNILDYSDEPVAKQQTAGMWNALSGCELGYT, via the exons ATGTCGTactttcttctgtttttgttttcgaCAATCCTGGTCTGCAGGGCTGCTCTGTGTCCGTGTGAGAAACCGGAGCTTTGTCAACAGATCCGCGAGGAGAGAGACTTTGAG GTGTTTGTGTTTGATGTGGGTGGAAAGACATGGACGTTCTACAACTGGAGCATGGTGACGACAGTGGCGGCGTTTGGAAAATATGATGCTGATCTCATGTGTTACGCTCACTCCAAAGGAGCACGGGTTGTACTTAAAG GTGATGTTCACCTCCCCTACATTGTGGACCAATATAACCGGACGGTGTGGATAACGGAGAAGTTAAACTTGGCCAAGAGTCAATTTATGGATGGGATCAACATCGACATTGAACAAGCAGTGGAGGAGGGCTCCCCAGAGTACCATGCTTTGACAAACCTGGTCAAAGAGACCACTGAGGCCTTCCACGGTGCGATACCCGGCTCCCAG GTGTCATTTGATGTTGCCTGGTCACCAAATAGTATCGACAAACGCTACTATGATTACATTACCATCGCTGAATCCTGTGACCTGCTGTTTGTGATGTCCTATGATGAACAGAGCCAGATCCTGGGGGACTGTATTGCAATGGCAAATGCCCCACTCTctcaaacattgaatg GGTATGACCAGTTTTTGAGTCTGAAGATTGATCCAAAGAAGCTCGTCATGGGAGTGCCATGGTACGGCTATGACTACCCGTGCCTTAACTTTTCCCAA GAGGGAGTATGTTTTATAGCCAAAGTTCCTTTCCGCGGAGCCCCCTGTAGTGATGCAGCTGGAACACAGAAAACATACAAGTGGATCATGAAGCAGGTCAACACCTCGATGTCCGGCAGGCTCTGGGACGACAAACAGCAAGCTCCATACTTCAATTACAAG GACCAGAAAGGACAGATTCATCAGGTTTGGTACGATGACCCACACAGTATCTGTCCGAAGGCGGAGTCAGTGAAATCTAAAGGTTTGAGGGGCATTGGCATGTGGAACGGAAACATCTTGGACTACAGTGATGAACCGGTTGCCAAGCAGCAGACTGCAGGGATGTGGAATGCACTCAGTGGATGTGAGCTGGGATACACTTGA